Proteins encoded together in one Alkalinema sp. FACHB-956 window:
- a CDS encoding glycosyltransferase family 2 protein, translating to MPKITVCIPTFNRAHLLPFAIASVVAQTESDWELVVCDDGSTDATPQVMAGYTDPRIRYLRHNSNIGKSNNMRSGYEAATGDYFIKFDDDDRLTPDFLAKTSQILDRQPAIGFVGTDHWVIDEQNQRRQDWSDQNSQRWGRSNLPEGPIADLLTVVFVRQSLQIGATLFRRSALQAVDYMRRDWQNCEDNDLFVRLALAGYRAYYLPERLMEYRFHPEQQGIHRAIPYLSDKVQYLQSYEFQGELEQVRRSRLAETQLQLGWYLIETGEITKGRHLVQASMARSRVRSKGKAMVGVTLSYLPKPMRQNLVATLRRAKSSQ from the coding sequence ATGCCCAAGATTACGGTTTGCATTCCCACTTTTAATCGTGCCCATCTGTTGCCCTTTGCGATCGCCAGTGTTGTGGCACAGACGGAATCCGACTGGGAGTTGGTGGTCTGCGATGATGGCTCGACGGATGCAACGCCCCAGGTGATGGCAGGGTATACCGATCCCCGGATTCGCTACCTGCGCCACAATAGCAATATTGGCAAGAGCAACAACATGCGATCGGGCTATGAGGCCGCGACGGGGGATTACTTTATTAAGTTTGACGATGATGATCGGCTGACTCCGGATTTTTTGGCAAAAACGAGTCAAATTTTAGATCGACAGCCCGCGATCGGGTTTGTGGGCACGGACCACTGGGTGATTGATGAGCAGAACCAACGGCGGCAGGATTGGTCGGATCAGAATTCCCAGCGCTGGGGCCGATCGAATTTACCGGAGGGGCCGATCGCGGATTTGCTGACGGTGGTGTTTGTGCGCCAGAGTTTGCAGATTGGGGCGACGCTGTTTCGGCGATCGGCGTTGCAGGCGGTGGATTACATGCGCCGGGATTGGCAAAACTGTGAGGATAATGACTTGTTTGTCCGCTTGGCCTTGGCGGGCTACCGGGCTTATTACCTGCCGGAACGGTTGATGGAATACCGCTTCCATCCGGAACAACAGGGCATCCACCGCGCCATTCCCTACCTGAGTGACAAGGTGCAGTATTTGCAGTCCTACGAATTCCAAGGTGAGTTGGAACAGGTTCGTCGATCTCGCTTGGCAGAAACGCAGTTACAACTGGGGTGGTATTTGATCGAAACGGGGGAAATTACCAAAGGGCGACATTTGGTACAGGCTAGTATGGCGCGATCGCGGGTTCGATCGAAAGGTAAAGCCATGGTCGGCGTCACACTCTCTTATTTACCCAAACCCATGCGCCAGAATTTAGTGGCAACTCTACGGCGCGCTAAATCATCCCAATAG